From the genome of Bacillus thermozeamaize:
TACAGGCTGGATAAATACGTGTTTTTCGTTCGGGCCGCCGCACGTGCGGCCTCAACGAGAGCACGACGTAACTTCGGGTTACCTTTGGTCGTTCTCCCAGACTTTCGTTTCCCGGCGCTTTCGTTGTTCCCTGGAGCAAGCCCTGCCCATGAGCAAAGATGTGCGGCTGACGGATAGCGGCTCATATCGGTTCCCGTTTCGGCGACGATCTGTTCCGCTGTCCGCCGGGCCACCCCGGGAATGGTGTCCAGCCGCTCCAGGGCTTCCTCAAAAGGGAGCATACGCCTTTTGATCTCCTCGTCCAGCTGTTGAATGAGCCTATCCAGTTCATCAATGTGCCGCAGTTGGGTCTGGAGCATCAATCGTTGGTGTGGACCGATCAGCCCTTTGAGGGCGCGCTGAAGATCTTGCTTCTTGTTCTTCAGACGCCGAAGCGCAAGCTCCGACAACGCTTGCGGATCGTCGTTGCCTGCAATAAGAGCTTCGAGCATGGAACGGGCGGATTTGCCGAGAATGTCGCTGGCCACGGACGACAGCTTGATATTGGCGCCTTCCAGCACTTTTTGGATCCGATTGACTTCTCGCGCCCGTTCGTCGATCAGACTGCGGCGGTATCGAATTAACTCACGAAGTTCCCGCT
Proteins encoded in this window:
- a CDS encoding transposase, translated to MDVVYSHVCGLDVHKKTVVACILTPNEKEIRTFSTMTDDLLMMVDWIKSKGCTHAAMESTGSYWKPVYNLLETEEIQTLVVNAQHIKHVPGRKTDVKDAEWIASLLRHGLLRGSFIPPRDQRELRELIRYRRSLIDERAREVNRIQKVLEGANIKLSSVASDILGKSARSMLEALIAGNDDPQALSELALRRLKNKKQDLQRALKGLIGPHQRLMLQTQLRHIDELDRLIQQLDEEIKRRMLPFEEALERLDTIPGVARRTAEQIVAETGTDMSRYPSAAHLCSWAGLAPGNNESAGKRKSGRTTKGNPKLRRALVEAARAAARTKNTYLSSLYHRIAARRGANRAAVAVAHRILVIVYHLLKDKQIYNELGPQYYEERRREQIAKQALRKLQSLGYNVMLEPVNHTA